One window of the Mixophyes fleayi isolate aMixFle1 chromosome 6, aMixFle1.hap1, whole genome shotgun sequence genome contains the following:
- the LOC142094788 gene encoding progranulin-like, with product MAPPWHLLLLVASVGAARCPDGTTCSEKTLCCELPGGNGYGCCPEGEVVSRSLPMITSEISCTDRTGCPEEYSCVSTPQGGSACCPIAQGTSCQDGHHCCHSGSHCSEDGHYCIPAANLSAVLCPDGRSECPSDTSCCQMADQSWGCCPLPQATCCDDHLHCCPLNAVCDLENGRCLFENGHVPLSKKFPARMKLLPSTVKCEDATVCPGTSTCCRLTSGEWGCCPFEKVSKHKVLTVPWYKKMAALKYDGGNLKCGDSSFCPDKTTCCQLPSGDWGCCPIEQAVCCSDHLHCCPSGYTCDGSSGTCSKPPEDTIESASTLQPLGVVWCDSSHYCSDGQTCCVGHGGLWICCPYTQGVCCPDRVHCCPYGHVCLNSGTYCSRSGNLRWDLGYGEIPLLR from the exons ATGGCTCCCCCTTGGCATCTCTTGCTGTTGGTCGCTTCAGTTGGTGCAGCTCGGTGTCCTGATGGCACCACATGCAGTGAGAAGACTCTGTGCTGTGAGCTACCTGGTGGTAATGGATATGGCTGTTGTCCAGAGGGAGAG GTTGTGTCGCGTTCCCTTCCCATGATAACATCTGAGATTTCCTGCACTGACCGGACAGGCTGTCCTGAGGAATATTCCTGTGTGAGCACCCCCCAGGGTGGATCAGCTTGCTGCCCTATAGCCCAG GGAACCTCATGCCAAGATGGACACCACTGCTGTCACTCAGGCAGTCATTGTTCTGAAGACGGACATTACTGTATCCCAG CTGCCAATCTGTCTGCTGTACTCTGCCCTGATGGAAGATCAGAATGCCCAAGTGATACCTCGTGCTGCCAGATGGCTGACCAGAGCTGGGGGTGCTGTCCCCTACCACAG GCAACTTGCTGTGATGATCACTTGCATTGCTGCCCTCTTAACGCTGTATGTGATCTGGAAAATGGTAGATGTCTCTTTGAAAATGGGCACGTTCCTTTGTCAAAAAAATTTCCTGCCCGGATGAAACTGCTTCCCT caactgttaAATGTGAAGATGCAACAGTTTGCCCTGGCACGTCTACCTGCTGCCGCTTGACTTCTGGAGAGTGGGGCTGCTGTCCATTTGAAAAG GTGAGCAAACACAAGGTGCTAACAGTCCCATGGTACAAGAAAATGGCAGCTCTGAAATACGATG GTGGTAATTTGAAATGTGGTGACTCCAGCTTCTGTCCTGATAAGACCACTTGCTGCCAACTTCCATCTGGGGATTGGGGATGCTGCCCCATTGAACAG GCTGTGTGTTGCTCAGACCACCTGCACTGTTGTCCTAGTGGCTACACTTGTGATGGGTCTTCTGGAACATGCAGCAAGCCCCCTGAGGACACTATTGAATCGGCTTCCACACTCCAACCACTGGGCGTTGTCTGGTGCGACTCATCACATTACTGTTCTGATGGTCAGACTTGTTGTGTAGGACATGGTGGACTCTGGATTTGCTGCCCTTATACACAG GGTGTATGCTGTCCTGATAGAGTGCACTGTTGTCCATACGGCCACGTGTGTCTAAACTCTGGAACATATTGTAGCCGTTCTGGAAATTTGCGATGGGACCTTGGGTATGGAGAGATCCCTCTTCTGAGATAA